In one window of Musa acuminata AAA Group cultivar baxijiao chromosome BXJ3-2, Cavendish_Baxijiao_AAA, whole genome shotgun sequence DNA:
- the LOC135631373 gene encoding uncharacterized protein LOC135631373 has protein sequence MGNDDDDDDPFADAQQPSALREPVTSSLRRQRLLSQPDYGPVPFPAHHLELNESDVLWSSASDDIFSAPPSAIASDDHGLVNRLPSPTPAQSSRLPLPSSPSDLLSLPFAPERPGLTAALAEDLLPLVHQRRSAARAVRPVAATATWPVAAGNAGYTSGASRVGRNQSAPVNIPAWPRWRRGWKAEVSDGSEEEAESGDAEEEEMVPPHVMVARSRATTCTVFE, from the coding sequence ATGggaaacgacgacgacgacgacgacccctTCGCTGATGCGCAGCAGCCCTCCGCGCTGCGCGAGCCCGTCACCTCCTCCCTCCGCCGCCAACGCCTTCTCAGCCAGCCCGACTACGGTCCGGTCCCCTTCCCAGCTCACCACCTCGAGCTCAACGAGAGTGACGTCCTCTGGTCCTCCGCCTCCGACGACATCTTCTCCGCCCCCCCTTCCGCCATCGCCAGCGACGACCATGGTCTCGTCAACCGCCTCCCCTCTCCCACTCCCGCCCAAAGCTCTCGTCTCCCGCTCCCCTCCTCTCCTTCCGACCTCCTCAGCCTCCCGTTCGCGCCGGAAAGGCCCGGCCTCACCGCGGCCCTCGCGGAGGACCTGCTTCCCTTGGTGCATCAGCGACGCTCGGCGGCGAGAGCCGTGCGGCCGGTTGCTGCGACAGCCACGTGGCCCGTGGCGGCGGGGAACGCAGGCTACACTTCAGGGGCTAGCAGGGTGGGTCGCAACCAGTCGGCGCCGGTGAACATCCCGGCGTGGCCGCGGTGGAGGAGAGGGTGGAAAGCCGAGGTCTCGGATGGTTCGGAGGAAGAGGCAGAATCAGGGGACGCGGAAGAAGAGGAGATGGTGCCACCGCACGTGATGGTGGCGAGGTCGCGCGCGACGACGTGCACGGTATTCGAATGA
- the LOC135631839 gene encoding rab GTPase-activating protein 22-like, with product MSALRRSHTSSSSPSSSSWIHLRSLVIVASSPAPDRGSLRSPWSRRKRKHALTRHQWNNFFTLDGKLRDGGEKFLKKVRRAGIDPSIRAEVWPFLLGVYDLKSSKAERNAIHSQKRKEYENLRRQCWQLLNPHNDGDNEWNEIFEMSYTDSPSFVQGCYSLCTEEILSSRESLSIEQESPLNGTLEETVHEEASSSNLVLLEEDDKSPITNVDASADVTESSDSESTDEEPPECIMMSSTAEGVIETDPKLTKIASVLGNITNSDQTAEDFTTWQRIMRLDAIRANGEWIVYSPARAAVSMDEAIKFAVAVGLKDYDHLEPCRIFHAARLVAVLEAYALYDPEVGYCQGMSDLLSPILAVMEEDHEAFWCFVGFMKKARHNFRLDEAGIQRQLNIVSKIIKSKDRHLYRHLEKLQAEDCFFVYRMVVVVFRRELTFEQSLCLWEVMWADQAAIRAGIGKSAWGRIRLRAPPTDDLLLYAIAASVLQRRKLIIQRYSSMDEIMRECNSMAGQLDVWKLLDDAHDLVVTLHDKIQ from the exons ATGAGCGCCCTCCGACGATCCCATACTTCTTCGTCCTCACCGAGTTCGTCGTCGTGGATCCATTTGAGATCGCTGGTCATCGTGGCCTCCTCACCCGCTCCGGATCG AGGCAGCCTtagatcaccatggtctcgaaggaaaaggaaacatgcacTTACTAGGCATCAATGGAACAATTTTTTTACATTAGATGGAAAGCTCCGTGATGGAGGGGAGAAATTTCTAAAGAAAGTCCGCAGAGCA GGAATTGACCCAAGCATCAGGGCTGAAGTCTGGCCTTTCCTTCTTGGAGT CTATGACTTGAAGAGCTCAAAGGCTGAAAGAAACGCCATTCATTCACAAAAGAG GAAAGAATATGAGAATTTAAGACGACAGTGTTGGCAATTGCTAAATCCCCACAATGATGGTGACAATGAGTGGAATGAAATTTTTGAAATGAGTTATACGGACAGTCCTAGTTTTGTACAGGGATGTTATTCCCTTTGCACCGAAGAGATTCTAAGTTCCAGAGAATCCCTCTCCATTGAGCAAGAAAGCCCACTCAATGGAACTTTGGAGGAAACAGTGCATGAGGAAGCATCTTCCTCCAACTTGGTTCTACTGGAAGAAGATGACAAGAGCCCAATCACTAATGTGGACGCATCTGCAGATGTAACAGAATCATCTGACAGTGAATCAACTGATGAAGAACCTCCTGAATGCATTATGATGTCTTCCACCGCAGAAGGAGTTATTGAAACTGATCCTAAACTTACCAAGATTGCTTCAGTCTTGGGGAATATTACTAATTCTGATCAAACTGCTGAGGATTTCACAACATGGCAACGTATCATGCGGTTAGACGCGATCCGAGCTAATGGCGAGTGGATAGTCTACTCTCCAGCTCGAGCTGCGGTCTCCATGGATGAGGCTATCAAGTTTGCTGTCGCTGTTGGTTTGAAGGACTATGACCACTTGGAGCCGTGCAGAATCTTCCATGCTGCACGGCTGGTTGCCGTACTCGAGGCGTATGCACTGTATGATCCTGAAGTCGGATACTGCCAAGGAATGAGCGACCTTCTATCTCCGATACTCGCTGTCATGGAGGAGGATCACGAGGCTTTTTGGTGCTTCGTAGGGTTTATGAAGAAAGCCAGGCATAATTTCAGGCTTGATGAGGCAGGCATCCAGAGACAATTGAACATCGTCTCCAAGATCATCAAGTCCAAGGATCGCCACCTTTACCGgcacttggagaagcttcaggctgAAGACTGCTTCTTCGTGTACAGAATGGTGGTAGTTGTCTTCCGAAGAGAGCTCACCTTCGAGCAGTCTCTCTGCCTGTGGGAGGTGATGTGGGCAGATCAGGCGGCAATTCGAGCAGGCATTGGGAAGTCTGCATGGGGGAGGATTCGGCTACGTGCTCCGCCCACTGATGACCTGTTGCTCTATGCCATCGCCGCCTCGGTGCTGCAGAGGAGGAAGTTAATCATTCAGAGGTATAGCAGCATGGATGAAATCATGAGAGAGTGCAACAGCATGGCAGGGCAGCTGGATGTGTGGAAGCTTTTGGATGATGCCCATGACTTGGTGGTGACCCTTCATGACAAGATCCAATGA
- the LOC103975763 gene encoding trihelix transcription factor GTL1 isoform X2, which produces MQQQGGSRYGVPPCEMTPFSPEPPASRAHLLGIPGPEPLQDPPLAEAPSPLSSRPPAANFDELAPGAAGGNFPEDDGEGGERGGSGATGNRWPRQETLALLQIRSDMDSAFRDATLKGPLWEEVSRKLAELGYKRSAKKCKEKFENVHKYYKRTKDGRAGRQDGKSYRFFSQLEALHGGSSGGGGGATGMVGPPASRAQPISAVAPSTLTVPTRAVVPEPTPPLGPHGISSSAAVGISFSSNSSSSASSESDDEETEEAGESQEGRKRKRGGGDSGSSRKMMAFFDRLMKQVMERQEAMQQRFLDAIEKREQDRMIRDEAWRRQEMTRLNREQELLAQERAMAASRDTAIISYLQKLSGQTIPMPTMPATPVSHAPPPQSAAPPRKPQPPPPPPTTQQQQQRPLTSVQSPSKQHVVQSDHHITEMARHQSSSGTELVPNTEPQDAEDGANLEPMSSSSRWPKTEVHALINLRSGLDSKYHEAGPKGPLWEEISAGMQRLGYNRSAKRCKEKWENINKYFKKVKDSNKHRPDDSKTCPYFHQLDALYRNRLLGSGSNVGTQRQEGQEVNPASNQQQSGAPMNLSSTPPLHQPAAEAESKNEKNCSNNSGCDGNSEGGGGSNAIQAQTGNGGLPSSFFDEGLKK; this is translated from the exons ATGCAGCAGCAAGGAGGGTCCAGATACGGAGTGCCGCCCTGCGAAATGAccccgttctcgcccgagccgccCGCTTCCCGAGCACACCTGCTTGGAATTCCCGGTCCCGAGCCGCTCCAAGATCCGCCGCTGGCCGAGGCGCCGTCGCCCTTAAGCAGCCGCCCCCCGGCGGCGAATTTCGATGAACTAGCTCCCGGCGCCGCAGGAGGCAACTTTCCGGAGGACGATGGCGAGGGGGGTGAGAGAGGCGGCAGTGGCGCGACCGGAAACCGGTGGCCGCGCCAGGAGACGCTCGCCCTGCTGCAGATCCGCTCCGACATGGACTCCGCCTTCCGGGACGCCACCCTCAAGGGACCGCTTTGGGAGGAGGTCTCCAG GAAGCTGGCGGAGCTGGGCTACAAGAGGAGTGCCAAGAAGTGCAAGGAGAAGTTCGAGAACGTGCACAAGTACTACAAGCGCACCAAGGACGGCCGCGCCGGTCGCCAGGACGGCAAGAGCTACCGCTTCTTCAGCCAGCTCGAAGCTCTCCACGGCGGCAGCAGTGGTGGCGGAGGAGGCGCCACTGGCATGGTGGGCCCACCCGCCAGCAGAGCTCAGCCTATCTCTGCCGTAGCCCCATCGACGCTTACGGTGCCCACTAGGGCGGTCGTCCCGGAGCCAACCCCTCCCCTTGGCCCGCATGGAATCTCCAGCTCCGCCGCCGTAGGTATCAGCTTCTCGTCGAATTCTTCGTCTTCTGCGTCGTCTGAGTCCGACGACGAGGAGACCGAAGAGGCCGGGGAGAGCCAGGAAGGGAGGAAGCGGAAGCGCGGCGGCGGGGACTCGGGAAGTAGCAGGAAGATGATGGCATTCTTCGATCGGCTGATGAAGCAAGTGATGGAGCGGCAGGAGGCCATGCAGCAGCGGTTCTTGGATGCCATAGAGAAGAGAGAGCAGGACAGGATGATCCGAGACGAGGCGTGGCGGCGGCAGGAGATGACGCGGCTCAACCGCGAGCAGGAGCTCTTGGCGCAGGAGCGGGCCATGGCCGCGTCCAGAGACACCGCCATAATCTCCTACCTTCAGAAGCTAAGCGGCCAGACGATCCCGATGCCCACCATGCCTGCTACCCCTGTGTCGCATGCACCGCCGCCACAATCAGCCGCACCTCCACGAAAGCCAcagcctccaccgccgccgccgacgacgcagcagcagcagcagagaccGCTCACTTCGGTACAATCACCTTCGAAGCAGCATGTGGTTCAGAGTGACCACCACATCACCGAGATGGCACGGCATCAGTCATCATCGGGGACAGAGCTCGTCCCCAATACGGAGCCTCAGGATGCAGAGGATGGCGCAAACCTGGAGCCCATGTCGTCGTCCTCGCGGTGGCCAAAGACGGAGGTGCATGCTTTGATCAACCTCCGGAGCGGTCTCGACTCGAAGTACCATGAGGCTGGACCGAAGGGACCACTGTGGGAGGAGATCTCAGCCGGAATGCAGCGCCTCGGCTACAACCGGAGCGCCAAGCGGTGTAAGGAGAAGTGGGAGAACATCAACAAGTACTTCAAGAAGGTGAAGGACAGCAACAAGCATCGACCCGATGACTCCAAGACCTGCCCTTACTTCCACCAATTGGATGCCCTCTACCGCAACAGGCTCCTCGGCAGTGGCAGCAACGTGGGCACTCAACGTCAGGAAGGCCAAGAAGTCAATCCCGCTTCCAATCAACAGCAGAGTGGCGCACCAATGAATCTGTCATCAACGCCCCCTCTTCATCAACCTGCCGCAGAGGCCGAAAGCAAGAACGAGAAGAACTGCAGCAATAACAGTGGATGCGATGGGAATTCTGAGGGTGGCGGCGGTTCAAATGCCATACAGGCACAAACTGGCAATGGAGGACTTCCATCGAGCTTCTTCGACGAAGGGTTGAAGAAG TAG
- the LOC103975763 gene encoding trihelix transcription factor GTL1 isoform X1, giving the protein MQQQGGSRYGVPPCEMTPFSPEPPASRAHLLGIPGPEPLQDPPLAEAPSPLSSRPPAANFDELAPGAAGGNFPEDDGEGGERGGSGATGNRWPRQETLALLQIRSDMDSAFRDATLKGPLWEEVSRKLAELGYKRSAKKCKEKFENVHKYYKRTKDGRAGRQDGKSYRFFSQLEALHGGSSGGGGGATGMVGPPASRAQPISAVAPSTLTVPTRAVVPEPTPPLGPHGISSSAAVGISFSSNSSSSASSESDDEETEEAGESQEGRKRKRGGGDSGSSRKMMAFFDRLMKQVMERQEAMQQRFLDAIEKREQDRMIRDEAWRRQEMTRLNREQELLAQERAMAASRDTAIISYLQKLSGQTIPMPTMPATPVSHAPPPQSAAPPRKPQPPPPPPTTQQQQQRPLTSVQSPSKQHVVQSDHHITEMARHQSSSGTELVPNTEPQDAEDGANLEPMSSSSRWPKTEVHALINLRSGLDSKYHEAGPKGPLWEEISAGMQRLGYNRSAKRCKEKWENINKYFKKVKDSNKHRPDDSKTCPYFHQLDALYRNRLLGSGSNVGTQRQEGQEVNPASNQQQSGAPMNLSSTPPLHQPAAEAESKNEKNCSNNSGCDGNSEGGGGSNAIQAQTGNGGLPSSFFDEGLKKTVVIAKEPMGQQQAAFNDYDKLNEADSDNMDKDEEDDDDDDEDGKMQYEIQFQRQNVSAGSGGNTSTATAGSYLAIAQ; this is encoded by the exons ATGCAGCAGCAAGGAGGGTCCAGATACGGAGTGCCGCCCTGCGAAATGAccccgttctcgcccgagccgccCGCTTCCCGAGCACACCTGCTTGGAATTCCCGGTCCCGAGCCGCTCCAAGATCCGCCGCTGGCCGAGGCGCCGTCGCCCTTAAGCAGCCGCCCCCCGGCGGCGAATTTCGATGAACTAGCTCCCGGCGCCGCAGGAGGCAACTTTCCGGAGGACGATGGCGAGGGGGGTGAGAGAGGCGGCAGTGGCGCGACCGGAAACCGGTGGCCGCGCCAGGAGACGCTCGCCCTGCTGCAGATCCGCTCCGACATGGACTCCGCCTTCCGGGACGCCACCCTCAAGGGACCGCTTTGGGAGGAGGTCTCCAG GAAGCTGGCGGAGCTGGGCTACAAGAGGAGTGCCAAGAAGTGCAAGGAGAAGTTCGAGAACGTGCACAAGTACTACAAGCGCACCAAGGACGGCCGCGCCGGTCGCCAGGACGGCAAGAGCTACCGCTTCTTCAGCCAGCTCGAAGCTCTCCACGGCGGCAGCAGTGGTGGCGGAGGAGGCGCCACTGGCATGGTGGGCCCACCCGCCAGCAGAGCTCAGCCTATCTCTGCCGTAGCCCCATCGACGCTTACGGTGCCCACTAGGGCGGTCGTCCCGGAGCCAACCCCTCCCCTTGGCCCGCATGGAATCTCCAGCTCCGCCGCCGTAGGTATCAGCTTCTCGTCGAATTCTTCGTCTTCTGCGTCGTCTGAGTCCGACGACGAGGAGACCGAAGAGGCCGGGGAGAGCCAGGAAGGGAGGAAGCGGAAGCGCGGCGGCGGGGACTCGGGAAGTAGCAGGAAGATGATGGCATTCTTCGATCGGCTGATGAAGCAAGTGATGGAGCGGCAGGAGGCCATGCAGCAGCGGTTCTTGGATGCCATAGAGAAGAGAGAGCAGGACAGGATGATCCGAGACGAGGCGTGGCGGCGGCAGGAGATGACGCGGCTCAACCGCGAGCAGGAGCTCTTGGCGCAGGAGCGGGCCATGGCCGCGTCCAGAGACACCGCCATAATCTCCTACCTTCAGAAGCTAAGCGGCCAGACGATCCCGATGCCCACCATGCCTGCTACCCCTGTGTCGCATGCACCGCCGCCACAATCAGCCGCACCTCCACGAAAGCCAcagcctccaccgccgccgccgacgacgcagcagcagcagcagagaccGCTCACTTCGGTACAATCACCTTCGAAGCAGCATGTGGTTCAGAGTGACCACCACATCACCGAGATGGCACGGCATCAGTCATCATCGGGGACAGAGCTCGTCCCCAATACGGAGCCTCAGGATGCAGAGGATGGCGCAAACCTGGAGCCCATGTCGTCGTCCTCGCGGTGGCCAAAGACGGAGGTGCATGCTTTGATCAACCTCCGGAGCGGTCTCGACTCGAAGTACCATGAGGCTGGACCGAAGGGACCACTGTGGGAGGAGATCTCAGCCGGAATGCAGCGCCTCGGCTACAACCGGAGCGCCAAGCGGTGTAAGGAGAAGTGGGAGAACATCAACAAGTACTTCAAGAAGGTGAAGGACAGCAACAAGCATCGACCCGATGACTCCAAGACCTGCCCTTACTTCCACCAATTGGATGCCCTCTACCGCAACAGGCTCCTCGGCAGTGGCAGCAACGTGGGCACTCAACGTCAGGAAGGCCAAGAAGTCAATCCCGCTTCCAATCAACAGCAGAGTGGCGCACCAATGAATCTGTCATCAACGCCCCCTCTTCATCAACCTGCCGCAGAGGCCGAAAGCAAGAACGAGAAGAACTGCAGCAATAACAGTGGATGCGATGGGAATTCTGAGGGTGGCGGCGGTTCAAATGCCATACAGGCACAAACTGGCAATGGAGGACTTCCATCGAGCTTCTTCGACGAAGGGTTGAAGAAG ACAGTAGTCATTGCGAAGGAGCCGATGGGGCAACAGCAAGCTGCGTTCAATGACTACGATAAGTTAAATGAAGCTGACAGCGACAACATGGACAAAGACGAGGAGGacgacgatgacgatgatgagGACGGGAAAATGCAGTACGAGATACAGTTCCAGAGGCAGAACGTGAGCGCCGGCAGCGGAGGAAACACGTCCACGGCCACTGCGGGCTCCTACTTGGCAATAGCTCAATAG